The DNA segment ATTTCAAGGAATTGAAGTAATAACGAAACCTTTGGTTAAGAGGACAAGCTATGCAACTCTAGTGGCTACAGGTCAAAGGGTTCAGGTAATAAAGGAAGAAGAGAAAGGGGTAGATGTTGCCCTGATCACAGACATGTTGTCAATGGGATACAAAAATGCATATGATGTCGCTATCTCGGTTGGTGCTGATGCAGACTTTGAAAATGCAATTAGAAACATAAAACTGATTCCTAAGAGAGTGGAAATTGCAGCTTTTAGCGACAATGATACCAGTACCACACCACCAAGGTATTCGACAACCGTTTGCAGAGAAATGCGAATGTGCCCTGACCTTTTCATACCGTTAGAAAATCATGTTTCTAAATTCAGAAGGTAGAAGTTT comes from the Candidatus Bathyarchaeota archaeon genome and includes:
- a CDS encoding NYN domain-containing protein: MSSNNTRVMIFIDGSNLFWASRARGIQIEYSKLISFLANNRSLIRAYYYGAEKVPPDPMQTGFYEKLRFQGIEVITKPLVKRTSYATLVATGQRVQVIKEEEKGVDVALITDMLSMGYKNAYDVAISVGADADFENAIRNIKLIPKRVEIAAFSDNDTSTTPPRYSTTVCREMRMCPDLFIPLENHVSKFRR